A part of Capsicum annuum cultivar UCD-10X-F1 chromosome 6, UCD10Xv1.1, whole genome shotgun sequence genomic DNA contains:
- the LOC124899685 gene encoding mucin-2-like, giving the protein MASKGHGNGWRKKGKKGPDNLPAGQYTTPPSPPPVTTTLQAATINILPPLRATISLPNAFFMPPPPHQFLPSFLHNSLHSSSSFVTSTSSTPSLSGLIIEGPSTSTSPSINSTTVSNATAVASQILKFKEVVEYDGNGRLINAPDGSFPHIGADI; this is encoded by the exons atggcATCAAAAGGTCATGGTAATGGATGGcgtaagaaaggtaagaaaggacCTGATAATCTTCCCGCAGGTCAATATAcaacaccaccatcaccaccacctgTTACCACAACTCTTCAAGCAGCTACTATAAATATTCTTCCTCCTCTAAGGGCAACTATTTCACTACCAAATGCATTTTTCATGCCCCCACCGCCCCACCAGTTCCTGCCCTCTTTTCTCCATAATAGTCTGCATAGTAGCTCTTCATTTGTAACTTCAACATCATCCACACCTAGCCTTTCTGGATTGATAATTGAAGGTCCTAGCACATCAACATCGCCATCAATTAATAGTACTACAGTGTCTAATGCTACAGCAGTTGCTTCCCAGATTCTAAAATTTAAAGAGGTAGTAGAATATGACGGCAATGGGAGGCTAATTAACGCCCCTGATG gTTCATTCCCGCATATAGGGGCGGACATATGA